TTCGCGCAGCTGATAGTAATGATCAGCTGCGCGAGGTTATTAGACCCGGTACGTCGTACTATCAAAGATTTCTGTTGCAGGCgcgtatattttattttacctCTACTTAGTGCGATGATTTTTCGGGAGAGCGGGATTTCaagtgacaatttttttcaatggaTTTCCCGACGATGACAAACAGACGAGAAAAACGACAGTTTAGCagagaacattaaatacaCGTATACTGATCGAGAGAAAAAGTCGAGTATTAAATAAAAATTCTGTTCATCACTAATGAAATCATACACATGTAAACACTTTGACTAAACATTATATGCGaacattatatataaaaatattaaaataacaCGTTAAACGTTAACGTTAAACACCCACAGATTGAAGAGAAAAAAGGTATCTCTTTTCATGGTCTGTAGTTAGCATTTTTTAGTTTTTGGATTCATTTATTGCGCGATGTAggacaaaaatgataccttatttctcatttttcccCAAGTTAATTTTACACATAGCCGGCCACTTATGTATAAagtattcaaataattctaCAAACAAGTAATTTTTAGACCCGACAGCTAAGAAAATGAGTTGGCGAGCATTTCTATTTGGAATTTACTTAATTACCAGGCATGAGATGGAGGCCCTAATTTTTTTGCCATAAATTCGTTCTCCTTCctgcattatatatatacatcatatttatcattttgcaTCAATCTAATTATTAAGATTTTCTTTTTGGTCAATAAATAAGTTATTTTCTGAAGGCACCTGGCTATAACTTGATATAGCCTGAAGGCCTGACTGGCTATAACTTGATCACTCTGAATATACACATTTATCATGAATTTCTGCCGTTAACTAATTATAAGTCCAGTATAAACTACTACGTAAATGCATTTTTAAACTCTGAAGTACCGGTCCAGTGTTGGCTCCTGAGGTAACGAACAATGAAATCATTATAATCGGTACCGGTtttctttagtattagattCGAATGCGAGTAATCTTCTTACAATAAGTAGCCAAAATGTAAAACGCAGCAGAAATTGTGGCATATGCATGTGCATTAATTAGTAATCCCATTCGCCCATTTATTTTAAAACGCCAGCACAATGTTTGCCAATCGTACCAGGAACCCTAATTTCTTCATAATTATCGTATGTAATTGGTCTAGAAATTCTGAATTCAAAGACTTTAATACGACAACTTCAATGAAAATCTATgataaagtttatttcattcaagaAACTTATTTCACTGTATGAAAAGTCGGTTTCCAGTCGGTTCCGGTAGGCTCCAGTCAGATTTAATAGGAGCCTCTTGAATCGATATAGTTGGCTTTAATAACGGTAGAGCGAAATAAAACATACAAACTTTAAGTCCAACaagtagccagcttcacagtTTGGATTAAAAGCTGAATCAAAGACCATGTATCCAACTTTTGAGCCAAAGcgtttactttttcttagtAGCCGCAATTAACACTTATCGGCTACTTTTCTGTACATCTaaaaacagtcactctgaaatagtctacctttcaattcggttggtttttTTCAAGAGGGTCATCCGTTGGTATTTTTAAATGCTCTCAATAGAGGCTTGCATGTATGGCAAACCAATAGTGCTGAATCAATTTAGAGTACCGGTAGAGGTAAAAGAAAACATACGAAGTTGAATAAAGAGCCAGTTTAACAGGTTGAATTAGTAACTGAACCAGATATCATAAAAGGTTCCTGGTTCCTTATTCGAAGGTGACATTTGTATAAGGTATTGAATCAGGGACCAGTACTCAGATTCACTGGGGGTATCTCTGCAAGTTGTTTTGATGGACAGAATCAAGGAATAAATTTCTCATATGTGTGGCTTGATAATAGATTGATGGATGTGTGTTTTCATAGACTGTGTGTTTTCATTCCTCACCCAACAACAAGACTTAAAGACTTCCTTTGCACTAAACATGACTTTATTTTCTTGTATGATCAATAATGATTGCGGTGATAGTGATCCAATCAAGTAAGAAAAGTATTCTTGCTAAGTCTGTCCAAAAACTCCACGATTGTTCTTGTTGGTCGTCCTACAACAACGAAAAATacccattgaaaattaataaaatataaagtacCCCGGTAGTCAAATACCAAAAGACGATGTGAAATTTGTTTGTTATTTAATGTCTTTGACATACACTCAGCAATCTTCCAGCCATGTCATTCTTTATGGCAtacccacttgggaagtggtttcaaatgctcaacaatctaacactttcgatattcaacgccccctggtgaccatatacaacaaccaatgaccttgaaactcaccacaatcatagaacatgtcagcagctacgatgattttgtaattgattgtgataacaaaatatgccacgTTCCCAAtttgatatggaaatactgagttattctactattcaacgccccctggtgaccatatgcaaaacccaatcaccttgaaactcaccacaatcatagaacatgtcatgagccacaactttgcaatcgatcatggtaataaaatatgcctaggtgccaatataataagaaaatactaagttattctaatattcaacgccccctagtgactaTAAAGAACAACTAATGTCCTAAAAACTCACAActatcatagacgatgtcatgagctacaactttgcaattgattgtggtaacaaaatatgcataggtaccaataaaatattgaaatactaagttattgtattattcatcgccccctggtggccatatacaaaaaaagcaatgaccttgaaactcaccaatatcatagaacacgttgtCAGCTACAACCTTCCAATCAATTGTGGTTActaaatatgcttaggtatcaatatgatgtggaaaaaattttttcccacctacgaatgagtactgatgacacctaGATGGCCGCcgattgcgtcataattggctgatcaaaaatacctatctcaggtataaaagatccctttccaaagaatacccatcacaaattgcaaagaaaaatggcaaaccagtaggaagctacaggactcagaattcgggctaaaattgacatttttgggcacaaaaaaggtcataggatggccatcttgagtctgatcgacccaatttttctcacgctgatgggcccttgggggttccaaatatacatgaaagatcaaggtaattgatctaagcgtcttcaaaatttccctcaaaaagttcaaaatgtgtaaaaagtcgGTCGGTCTGTCaagtcagccatcttggatcTGACCGGGCCagttttgggctgaagatgtgtctagggtcaTGTGTAacacaaatatcaagacattgaagcgtcttcaaaacttcccaaaataactggattccgtctacggacggacgaacgaaaAGCGAACGCAACAGCCCGCTGGTAATAAAGTCCcgagtgggctaaaaactatAGTAGAGTATTGTAGAGCAAGAACCTGGTCAATAATACCAATTTCACACAGAAATTTGGTTGCTTTCGATGACCTATATATGCCAAACATAGGACTCGTCCAACTCCCATCATGAACCCACACTTTaagtatgaataaattctgTGTAAAAATCTTCACCTTACAGCAGTAACAAGCTCCAAATTGGCAATTTTAGACACCGGCATAACAGTGGCGGCCATCATGGATGGCCTGATTCAAAGCAGAAGGGAAAAGCTCCCGAATTGCTAATCTACTCATCAAATTAAATGTGGCGGTCATCTTTGATGACCTATATCCGCAAAAAAAAGGGTTCATTCTCCTCACACCTAAAACAAACATACCAAAATCAACCAAAAGTTAAGCCTGTAGAGCGGGAACAATATCTGCATGCCTGCCTggacggacagacagacaaCACAGGTGTTTACGATACCTCTTGCATTCTTGGGTCGATgggtaataataaatttgcgTCAAACATCCCTTTGTGGACTTGGCATTTGAAGACAGAAATCCATTAAGACTTTTTTGGTAGCACAGCGCACACAGtacatgaattcaattcaaattaggTGTACCATTACACTAGATGAGCCAGTATGCCTCTGATACCCTGCCTATAAGCTATGTATGGTGCTAGAGCAATTGCTCAGGTAACAAACAGGTAAGATTGTCTACACCAATTGAAAACTGGGGTATTGTAGCTAGGTAGATATTATTAGGTAAATAGGAATGGACCTCATACTAAGTCAAAACTTTGTACCaagttttacatttatttctgGAGTAATGAAGGATTTGATCATGCTAACATAGTTTCTCAATGTGGCCCCCTGCATAAAATTCGATGTTCTTAGGTGGATACTTCAACCGTTATAGATGGATATATAATAAGAAAAGGCAtgcatttgaaatgattatacatgtacatagatGCGCTGAAACTATTTAATCTATCTACATGATTAAAAACCCTATACAGGCGCAATTGGTAGGAAAAATTAATCACAGCATGCGCTCTGGCTTTCAGTGTTCGATGACTGCTGAGCGACTACAATAACAGATGGAATGGACTAATCACTTTACCTACCAGACATGGCTCCCTTTGAGAGATATGGGTATTCACCAGAATGGTTTTCCATTATTCCAGCAATATCTAGATGCAACCAATTTTTGTTTGTGACAAATTCCtagaaaaaatagattttgatattcattttactGTAAAAAATCGCCTAGGTCGCCTCAATTTACGAATACATCGGAGGTCTCCTTTTGCCGGCCGATTTCCACCAATAAACACGAACAATGATATAACAACGGCTGCTTTATTCTACCACAAGAGAAAAAGAGACCGCTTCTGGTCTATTGCAGCGGTCAATCACAATCCTGACTCCCCTCCTTACGTATCGACGCTTAATCGACATCAATAGATCGTCGTTGTccgaatgtttgaatttccTGATAGGATCGTTCATCTGACTATTAATAGCCAGTGTATTGGTGATGTCTTGTCgataaaatttttcaaaaacggCGTTGGCGTGGCCATATATATGAAAGTgtcgtttaattttttttcaatgtgaTATATGAACAAGTGCCCCAatgggcacaatggccagcctgtcagatttgctttttataaatgatgtaatctgtgggttatatttatcaatatacactccctgctcaatatcatttacatagtaaaatcgtgtgttaacacagacagcaggaacgaatgtaatatagaaatactaagttattgtattgttcaacgcccctggtggccatatacaaaaaccaatgagcttgaaactcaccaagatcatagaccatgtcatgagctacaactttccaattgattgtggtagcaaaatatgcataggtacgaatgtaatatagaaatactaagcaattgtattgttcaacgcccctggtggccataaacaaaaaccaatgagcttgaaactcacctcgatcatgtcatgagctacaactttccaattggattatggtagcaaaatatgcttaagtatcaatatgatgtggaaaaactttttttccacctacgaatgagtactgatgaccccaagatggccgccaattgcgtcataattgccaggtcaaaaataccctctcggatataaaagatccaaagaatacccattacaaattgcaatgaaaaatggcacaccattagaaagctacaggactcagaattcaggccaaaattgacatttttgggaacaaaaaaggtcacaggacggccatcttgagttcgatcgacccaatttttctcatgccgatgggtcctcgggggattcaaatatatacgaatgatcaaggttattgataaaagtgtcttcaaaatttccctcgaaaacttcaaaaatgtgtaaaaagtgctgattttggcgaacatcttgaatctgacagggccagtttttggcctgaagatgtgtctagtgtggtagatacacgtataaaccaaatatcaagacattaccttgaagcgtcttcaaaactttggaactctcacgaactatctagatggttatctctcgacctcaatagcttcaagacccatctcaaaactactttgttccatgcagcataccattaactctcggaaagcaaattagatttaacattttttggcagaataaaatttgattgaatttgcaattcgagcacatggctaattagcatatcatgGTCATACAccccatttggtaaaacctattttttcgcgaaccttgcgcaattgtcaaggatgaattttctgtagagcaaataaaaattcctcccaaacaccaaatcaactaaagatttcatagaaatcgatcttgaaatacaattttaaatcttaaaataaaacccggaagtaaaacagtagacgatactgcgggttcacgtgaacacctgatttctgtaaacgaaatgttggttgtgacaaaattgttcagacggttttaggtggtaataagtgcggaaacgtaacgaccatggtcgacttattcgatgaaatcaggcctatgtgatatccaaattttgacttttttattctccagacctccctgatatagaaataaaaaatgttggtggtacgaaagtgcaatcacagcgccgacggcgACAGAGCagtgtcagagatcggcggagtgaaaattgatgtggacgaacacgaagaagtaggctattgcgctacttgtATCGtgaaaactcctggcgcgtcccgacgcttttcgttgattaagtaatacaaatatcatgcaatgggttttcacaatctaccccCGGTATTtcccggatttcaatatcactccaaaattcaaagaaacctcgaaatatcgaaccggaacacttccggtaagtatccgcggctgcccaaccgggaaacttatttgtttcaatagatcATCATCAggataggatccatcatcttcacctgtcaagggattcgaacccactaagctaaagccttgccagaatcgggtcgggccaatcacagcgcttgtaacaaaccacattaggcttctgtggaatttcccagtaaatgggccaatcagcgaacaaatagcgaacgcggaagtattgtcgcgtgttgatacatgaagtcatgcgcaaaagcgccagtaatgaaatcacgataattcacgtgaacagctgctgatattttcagataaaccaatcacagggaagacacaacttcctgattggctgataaaaattgaaattttcccgatttaactttcgtgaaaaatgcagaaaacatttttatgaaaccctatttcaaaattctgctccctacaattccgagaatggattatgcttaaatacgtgatttgttcgaatatgccctcacttggcaagcaaaagagccttttgtatggaaaccatgtcatttaaattcgctccatttgtatagttaTAGGCttagcctacggctggcctaataaATTGGAGTGCAAATCATTGACAAATGTTTGTGTTGATGGTTGGCAACTCGTAGCGTCACAACAAAGGGCGACTCCCTGCTGTAGCAGtttaaaggctggcttatgtcgacaagcaacgcgacgcctaccgactcctaccgacgcaactgagagcaaccgccatcgcagcccagcttatgttgactgcgctccgattcgcagcaactgaggccgactagcgggatatgagatcctcccagttgcttccctgcttatgtcggttgcgattactagcaactgcaacggctcaaatggtcacgtgataagcattttgagaataaatttgaattattaggaaatatatttctattagaaaagctatttctttaagactttgatctttctgattctgttttgaatacaacgtgctagcgacatcatataaagatggccgctcacaccataattctaccaatttcgtttctagatcttcggtccagtcctctgccatgctgaaggtttggtttacgttttgaactacttgaatttgaaattttatgactaattacgaatgacgctaacttgtggtgataatttgtactatgtatatgcggtctttcattggctggaacccctgcgctcagttccgtcgcgtcgcaggtgagcttatgtcggctgcgatcgaaagcaactgcccgcctaccgtaggccggagtagaacatgggcaactagccggatacggcttgcgacgagtcggtaggcgtcgcgttgccgtcgcaagccggcttatgtcgaaccgattgaggagcaactggcggcctctcgtaggccgctagttgccgctaatcggcgatcAACCCAGTTGcatcggtaggcgtcgcgttgcttgtcgacataagccagcctttagcTAGAcggtagtcagtaacctgactgtggttcagtttcacgatcggatattttcataaaccagagtcaggaatgggaaggtcatttttcaatgaaatcttcgtGAGTCAATTTGATtcacgagtaatttgcctgtcATTttattgtctcttaagatatccgtctaatttttgttgtaatcaacgcacaacagattcgtagtttgtttgATACCTAAAActcctcacctgacgatcttaatccatgtgcacatcggccgtaaagtgagagtaaatttccgtcgattcg
This genomic window from Tubulanus polymorphus unplaced genomic scaffold, tnTubPoly1.2 scaffold_31, whole genome shotgun sequence contains:
- the LOC141914499 gene encoding cytosol aminopeptidase-like, whose protein sequence is MPLWEFYTQQVKKSELADLTNIAMTNVGGDCCNAAAFLKEFVTNKNWLHLDIAGIMENHSGEYPYLSKGAMSGRPTRTIVEFLDRLSKNTFLT